A segment of the Nostoc sp. TCL26-01 genome:
GTGTCACGCTGTTTCCCCTGGCGCTGACCCAAGCTCAACAACTGGTAGCCCGTATTCCCGAACTAATTGATTCTGGACGCTCCCAACTAATGATGTTAAATGAGAAAGCCGAAGTTTTTGGCTTACCCATTAACCTCGATGCTTTGGTAGTGCAAATCAACGATCGCGTCAAAGGACAACTACAAGCGATCGCCGGACAAGTTTTAAATCTAGCTGTCGTGACTTTCACTAGCTTGCTAGATTTTCTCTTGACAATGGTGTTAACTTTCTACCTGTTACAACATGGTGATGAACTCTGGGAAAGTCTCGTAGATTGGCTACCCACCAAATTTCGCGCCCCTTTCTCTCAAACAGTACGTCTGAGCTTTCAAAATTTCTTCATCACCCAGCTAATTTTATCTACTTGCATGGCATCAGCCCTGATACCCGCATTTTTGTGGTTAAAAGTACCATTTGGCCTATTATTTGGTCTGACTATTGGGATCATGGCGCTTGTCCCATTTGGCGGTTCCGTCGGTATTGCTCTGACTACCTCACTGGTGGCGCTGCAAGATTTCTCTATGGGTGTAAGAGTATTGATTGCCGCAGTCATTGTCCAACAAATTCTGGAAAACTTGATTGCTCCTCGCATCTTGGGCAATTTCACAGGCTTAAATCCCGTCTGGATTTTAATCTCCGTCCTCACAGGAGCCAGAATTGGCGGGCTATTGGGCGTAATTGTGGCTGTTCCCACAGCAGTCGTCATTAAGACTGCCCTAACAGCCTTACGTCCTTCCAGTGTCAATAGTGAAATCACAGAAAACTCACCTACAGAAATAGCACCATCTGTAGCACCGGGAGAAACTCCTAAAAACACTCTGAGTATTTCCGAACCAACCCTACCTTAAAACAGTGAACAGTGAACAGTAAACAGTTATCACAGCGTATGGTGGGGGATTTAAATCAGTTATCAGTTATCAGTTAACGCTGATTCAATTATCTTGACTGATAACTGTTCACTGATAACTGTTCACTGTTAAAACGTTCCAGCATTCAATCCCCCATCTACCTGTAGCATCACACCATTCACAAACGATGCCGCAGGTGAACACAAAAAGACAGCCACATTGGCAAATTCTTCTGGTTTTCCCATCCTTCCTAAAGGAATAGCCGTATTAATACTAGTAATTTCTGCTTCTTTTGTTTCACCACTTTTAGCAATTCGAGCATTAATTAATTCTTCCACCCTCTCTGTATATGTCCAACCGGGTAAGATACTGTTGACACGAATTTGCTCTTTACCCAACTCTTGAGAGAGGGTTTTTGTTAAACCAATCACGGCTAATCGAATCGAATTAGACAACACCAGATTCTTGACTGGTTGTTTAGTCGAGTTGGAAGTAATAGTCAGAATTGCTGGTGCGGTTGATTGGCGCAGGTGGGGTAAAGCATACTTAATCAAACGGACTGTACTCAGCAATGTTAAGTTAACGGCTGCTTCCCAAGTTGTGATATCTGTATCATCAAAAGTGCCTGCTGGTGGCCCGCCGGCATTAGTCACTAAGATATCTAGCCCACCAAATTTTTCGACAGTGGTGTCAATAACTCGTTCGATGTCGGCTGGCTGGGTAACATCCGCACGCATAGCCAGGACCTCCTGTCCAGTTTGGCTGGTAATCTCTGCCGCAGCTTGATTAATTAACTCACTCCGCGCAGAGATGGCGACCCTTGCACCCTCACGGGCAAATTGCCATGCTGTAGCTTTGCCTAATCCTTTACTGGCAGCTATCACCAGAGCTACTTTGCCATTGAGGTGCAAATCCATACTTTGCCTTGTCTGAGAACTTAGACTACCAGAATATCATTAGCTGTGAGTGTGGGTGCGCCCTGGAGGGTGGCTACTTTCACTTGCGAGCCAAAACCAGGATAAGCACCTAAATAGAATAAGTCACCATTTGTGCCATCGTAGATAAACAGCGTTTCACTAGTAATGCTACCACTACCTAACACCAAAAAACGCTCCGGTGCTAATTGCCCATCTGCTACTGTGAAGTTGCCATAGCCAGAAAATCCAAAGTAGTCTAGGGTTGATTCTGAACCTGCGGGAATTCCTCCAATGCTACCAGCATTATCAATAACGAGAGTGTCTACTCCTGGTGTGAAATCAGTAATAGTACTGGCACTAATCCTTTGAAAGCTTACACCTGTGCGCCCAGATATCACTTTCCCGCTAGCTTTCAAGGTAAATTGGTCTGCACCGCTACCCCCTGTGAGGATATCATTCTCAAAAGTTTTGAGATTATCGTCACCACCTCGACCATTCAGCACATTAGTGCCTGTCATCCCGTCTAAAACATTGGCTTTGTTATCTCCCAGGAGGGTATCGTTGTTTTGAGAGCCGATCGCATTACTGAAGTTCTGCACACTCAGAGTAGTTGTGTCGTATGTGAGTTTTTGTGCAGCTAAATCTAAGTGAATGGCTGGAGCTGCAACTGCGGGAATAAACGCACCGCGATTAACTCCACCATTTTTGAAAGCAAAATCAATGGTGTTAGTTTTACCTACAGCACCAATAATAGTTTCCACTGATTCTAAAGTGTCTTTAGGGCCAGAAGCAGGGACAGGAATAGGCAGCACACCACTACCACCATTTTTGATTACCCTTAGGGCAGACTTTGCCTGAAACACAGGTGGAGATGGGTTGGGGAGAAAGTCGAATTCAAATCGTAAGGTAATGCCTTGACCAAAAAAGCGATAGTCAGCAATATCTCTACCAGTACCGCCAATCAAGCGGTCAGATCCGACACTACCTAAGAAGCGATCGCTACCTGCACAACCGTCGAGTGTATCATCACCTGCACCGCCATCAAGGTAATCATTTCCATTACCACCTAGTACGGTATCGTTACCGTTCTCACCAAACAACCAGTCATTACCGTCACCGCCATCAATAATATCGTCACCGTCGCCACCAAACAGTGAATCACTACCACCCAAGCCATTAAGAGTGTCATTACCACCCAAACCAAAAATGTAGTCTGAGTGGTCACTACCAGTAAGGCTATCGTCTTGTAATGTGCCAACTTGAACGTGAAATAGCGCAACCATAAATATTTTTTCTTCTCTATTTGGAGTGTTTAGGGGTTAGAGTTTGTTCTTATATGTATTTCTGCTGTATTAGTGTAGAAAAAGGATACATCGGCAAGACCGTTAAGTAAGTGTTCTAGATCACAATGCGAAGTGAGATACATCATTGCTATCTCTGTCAGTAATTAGACGGAATTAATCACACAGATTCCCCTTTGCCGACAAAATCGGTCAAAGGTAATAATAATGATAAAATTTTTCAATAATTTTCATGATTTTATTCCACACTAGACTAGCTATACTACCGCTAGTAAAGCTTTTTGAGGCTTTGACAATTTAAGTTACAACCTCAACTTTTAGCTTGACTTATAGATTAGGTTAAGAGAAACTAACTAATGACAGATGTGTAGACTTATAAGAATAATAAATTTTGTAAACTTTCTGAGATATTTATTTTGAGAGATGGAACATTAGTTAAAAAATGGCAAGTTTGTGTCTAAGTAACAATGTTCCTAGAGCCATTCATACAACCTGCTGCTAGGGCAGTACAAATCAAGCGTACTATCGTGGTTGGCTAAAAGCATGGAAACACTAGAGTTCATTATCTATCCAGACGGTCGGGTACAAGAAAAAGTCACTGGCATTGTGGGAGCTTCTTGTGCTGAGGTTACAGCAGCCATAGAAGCACAGCTAGGACTAGTACTGACCCAGGAGCCAACCTCGGAATTTTTCGCCACCCAGGTACAGCAATCTAGTGCGGCAAATACGCAAACCACCTACAGTGATTGGTAAGTTTTCCCAATAGTTTATTGTCGTTGATTCACAACCACCATGTCACACTTTAGCCAAATTAAGACTCAGATCCGTAACCTCGAATCTTTACAAGATGCCCTCAGTGATTTGGGCATAGACTGGAAACCCGGCCCACAAGAAGTCCGGGGCTATCGTGGTCAAACCCATCCGGCAGAAATCGCCATTGAACAGGAAAATGGCTATGATATCGGTTTTAGATGGAATGGCAAAGAATACGAATTAGTGGCTGACTTGCAATACTGGCAACAAGATTTATCAGTGGATGGTTTCTTGCGCCAAGTTACCCAACGTTATGCTTATCAGACAGTTGTGAAAGAAACTGCTCGTGTCGGTTTTCAAGTAGCTGAACAACAAAAAAATGCAGATGGTTCCATTCGCCTAGTTGTACAGCGCTGGAGTGCTTAATGGCTGATTTTCTACCGTCGCCGGAAGAACAAGCAGATCATCGTTCCGGTTTGGAACCAGAACTAGGGAGTTTTTTACGAGATGCTCCAGAACGTTCTGGTTTTGAACCAGAATTGGGTGGGATGTTGCGACAAAAAGGTGTTTATGTTGATGAAATTACCTGTATTGGTTGCAAGCATTGCGCTCACGTGGCGCGTAATACATTCTACATTGAGCCAGACTACGGGCGATCGCGCGTAATTCGCCAAGATGGGGACGCAGAAGAACTTGTACAAGAAGCGATCGACACTTGTCCTGTTGATTGTATTCATTGGGTAGATTACAGCGAACTGAAAAAGTTAGAAGAAGAGCGCAAATATCAAGTAATTCCTGTAGCTGGTTATCCAGTAGATCACGCAGTTGCAACCACCGAACGGCGACGGAGAAAGCAAAAATCCAGAGTAAAGAAATCTAGTTAATTGAATAACAAAATCTTTTAATCAATTTTGAGGCTGCTAAAAGCAGCCTTTTTGTTTTTTAGCCTGACACCTTATACCAATTCAAAATTCAAAATGACGCGACGCTCCTGCGTCGCTAACGCTGCGCTATCGCGGACTCGCTAACGCTGCGCTAACAAAATTCGTCTTGGAAAGTTTGCCGGGCGGGGGAAACCCCCCGAACTTTGCTCAACGGGGGAAACCCCCCGAACTTTGCTCAACGGGGGAAACCCCCGCACGCAAGTTCTCTCCGCACGCAAGTTCTCTCCGCACGCAAGTTCTCTCCGCACGCAACTTTCCGCAAAATTAAGAATCCAGGCTGGACAAGGTTTTGGGTATGTGTATCTGTCGCATTCTTTATTCAAATTGGTATTATTGCTCCATAACTCATACCGTTTCATACCAATTTCCTTTAAATGTGAAACAGTAGAGACGTTGCAATGCAACGTCTCTACATAATTCATGTGTATCATGATTAACGTGAAATGGTATCACTTTAAGGTTGATACATTTAGGCAGGCAGGGGAGCGAGGGAGCAGAGGAGAAATACTAATGTAAAATCAAGCTTTTAACCCGCGTAGGCGGGTTTTGTCTGTGTAGCCGCGACTTCTAGTCGCCTGGTGCAAGATATGAGCCTCCAACTAGGGGACTACGCCACTAGCAACAAATGAAACTAGCACATTTTTCAAAGGAGGGCTAAAAGCTTTGCCATATAAGGCTTCCAAAATGTGCTAGTTAGAAGATAACCAATTTAGAGATTTTTAGCACCTAACTCTAGCTGGCGTTCGCCATAACGTAATAGCCTTTCTATGGTTGTCAACCGATTTTCCCAAGCATTGACTTGATAGTTATTATCGATGTTTTGCTGACGCATCCAAACTCTAAATAAAGATTGGAAACGTGTTAATGTAGCTCTGGCTGTCAATAACTTAGTTGCAGATGGTGAAGTAGCTAGTTGATTTAAAGCATTTTGAACTACTTCTACTTGAGCATCAAAATCTGGGATAGTTGCAGAGGAAACTTGCTGTTTTTCATGGCGTAAAAGCAATTGCCATTCTCGTTTTAATCCAGCGTAGCGAGTTGCAGCTGTTTGAAAAGGTTGACGATAAGGAAGTGGTTCACTCAAAGTTGACTGTCCCTTGCCTTGAGTATTGCTAAAGAGTCTTTGTAACTCGTTATTCAAATTTTCGGCGGCAAAAAGCGCATAGCCAGTCACAGGTAAATCTCGAATCAATTGCAGTTGGTCGAATGCACCTAATGTGGGTAAGGAAAGTAAGCGAATTCCGGGAATTAATAAACTAGAACCCAATTGAGTAGAACCTATCCAAGGTCTAGCCAGACTTTGAAAACGCACAGTATCTTGAGCATAAGTCATGGGAATGATTAAATCGACATCTCCCTGTCTTGCCCATACCTCCCAATGCTGTTGAATTTTTTGGATACGTTCTTGTTCTGGTAAAGGGAATACAGCCACCGACAAAATCAAGTTCTGGCGCTTTTGCTGCAACATCTGGGCAACTTGCGCGACAAAGCTATCAACTTGCTGGGTGCGAAATTCTGTCCACTGTCGCCACAGTTCTGTTTGCGAGGGAGTAATATTAACTGGGTCTACACCTGTTGTTTGCTGGAACTGCATTCTTGCAGCTTGTCCATATCCGTAAGTTCTGCCAGCACGAGGATCTTGGAAAGGATAGCGGATATAGTCTAGCTGTAAACCGTCTACATCGTATTGAGTGACAATTTCCTCATACAGCTTGAGTAAATATTGCCGCAGTTCGGGATTAGCGGGGTCGAAAAATGGTTTAGTTTGACCAGAAGGAATTTTTTTACCCTGGTTATCATAGTTTGCCCAATCAGGATGAGCTGCAAGTACCGGCCCTGGATAATCTAGGGGAAGATTGAGCAATTCATTGTGACGCTGATTGCCGGCTGCAAACGTCCACACCCAAGCGTGCAACTCCATCCCGCGTTCATGGGCTAGCTTTACACCAGAGGCAAGAGGATTCCAATTGCGAATGAGGGGGTTTTGCTGGGGTGCAACTTGGCTGGGATAAATGGTGTAACCGGCATTGATTGTTTCAAAAAAGACAGTGTTAATTCCTGCTTGCGCTAATCTATCAAAAATTTTAGCCAGTTCTTGTTCACTACCAGCACGCACAATTGTTCCCCTATCCAACCAGACAGCCCGGATTTCTGCGGGTGCTAATCTTCTATCTGTAGGAAACTGTCGCCATAAATTTGTTTTGGTGGTGAGCCATTGTTGACGAGCTAAGGCATAATTTTTACTGGCAACTAATTGGGGGATATTCTTAGCCACCATCCTCGCCTGTGTCATAACTTGTTCTCTGTTGGGGAGTCTGGTAGTGTGTCGGACTGGTTCTGCCTTGAGAGACTGAGGCTCGTTGGGATTGGTAGAATTGACTGACGCTGCTATGTAGGCGTTTTCTACTCGACTAATCAAATTTTCCAGTTCTTGTTGGAGAGCGATCGCCTCCCCACTACCAATTGGTACATTAGAGTTAGGCGCAATATCCCATCGTACTGTCTGTTCTAGTTGGTCAATAGCTTCTTGGTTATTAATCGCCGTCTTGGGAATCGGCTTACTCACTACAGAATTATTCCCTCTCCCCTGCTCCCCTGCTCCCCTGCTCCCCTGCTCTCTACTTCTCTGTTCTGGAACGTTCGCCACCGATGTAGAGCAATTTGGCGAACCCCCAGGGATTTTTTTAGTGTCATTGGTTGAGGTGTAACGAGTCAAGGTTGTTTTTAGCCAAGCAGTATCTAATTCTGCTGTCGAAGCAACATCCGTTCCCCAGCGCCAGCCCAAAAAAGTGGAACGTTCAGTTAACACCACAGCCGCAGGATTATCTTTAGAATCCCACACAGCTATAGCTTGACTAGAACTATCATTGGGGATTAACACACCACCCCGTAAATTACCAAATAATTCACTATTATTTACCCCAGTGGAAGTTTTTGGGGGTTTGATTTGTTGACTATCATTCAGACTGAAACCCCAATAACTACCCAAGAGCGATTTTAATAACTGACGGACTCCTGGGGCTGAGAGACTACCGACAGCACCGCTAGCAATCAAACTACCGCCTTTACTCGCCCACTCTTCTAAAGCGATCGCCTGAGCTGGTGTAATGGTTTCAATATTTGGTAAGAATAATATCCGGCGATCGCCCCAATCTGCTGCACTCTTGACAGTAGATAAAGGAACCACACAATATTCCACCCCAATTGTTTGCAACCGTTTGGTAATTCCTGACC
Coding sequences within it:
- a CDS encoding AI-2E family transporter, whose protein sequence is MQTLKLLNWWQTLTPIARIGAIALFAPLLVLNGWAISAIFNYFHSLIVILVGASVLAFLLNYPVSWMERHGARREQVAILVFLLALSILLALGVTLFPLALTQAQQLVARIPELIDSGRSQLMMLNEKAEVFGLPINLDALVVQINDRVKGQLQAIAGQVLNLAVVTFTSLLDFLLTMVLTFYLLQHGDELWESLVDWLPTKFRAPFSQTVRLSFQNFFITQLILSTCMASALIPAFLWLKVPFGLLFGLTIGIMALVPFGGSVGIALTTSLVALQDFSMGVRVLIAAVIVQQILENLIAPRILGNFTGLNPVWILISVLTGARIGGLLGVIVAVPTAVVIKTALTALRPSSVNSEITENSPTEIAPSVAPGETPKNTLSISEPTLP
- a CDS encoding SDR family oxidoreductase — protein: MDLHLNGKVALVIAASKGLGKATAWQFAREGARVAISARSELINQAAAEITSQTGQEVLAMRADVTQPADIERVIDTTVEKFGGLDILVTNAGGPPAGTFDDTDITTWEAAVNLTLLSTVRLIKYALPHLRQSTAPAILTITSNSTKQPVKNLVLSNSIRLAVIGLTKTLSQELGKEQIRVNSILPGWTYTERVEELINARIAKSGETKEAEITSINTAIPLGRMGKPEEFANVAVFLCSPAASFVNGVMLQVDGGLNAGTF
- a CDS encoding calcium-binding protein, encoding MVALFHVQVGTLQDDSLTGSDHSDYIFGLGGNDTLNGLGGSDSLFGGDGDDIIDGGDGNDWLFGENGNDTVLGGNGNDYLDGGAGDDTLDGCAGSDRFLGSVGSDRLIGGTGRDIADYRFFGQGITLRFEFDFLPNPSPPVFQAKSALRVIKNGGSGVLPIPVPASGPKDTLESVETIIGAVGKTNTIDFAFKNGGVNRGAFIPAVAAPAIHLDLAAQKLTYDTTTLSVQNFSNAIGSQNNDTLLGDNKANVLDGMTGTNVLNGRGGDDNLKTFENDILTGGSGADQFTLKASGKVISGRTGVSFQRISASTITDFTPGVDTLVIDNAGSIGGIPAGSESTLDYFGFSGYGNFTVADGQLAPERFLVLGSGSITSETLFIYDGTNGDLFYLGAYPGFGSQVKVATLQGAPTLTANDILVV
- a CDS encoding DUF2997 domain-containing protein, whose translation is METLEFIIYPDGRVQEKVTGIVGASCAEVTAAIEAQLGLVLTQEPTSEFFATQVQQSSAANTQTTYSDW
- a CDS encoding DUF1257 domain-containing protein produces the protein MSHFSQIKTQIRNLESLQDALSDLGIDWKPGPQEVRGYRGQTHPAEIAIEQENGYDIGFRWNGKEYELVADLQYWQQDLSVDGFLRQVTQRYAYQTVVKETARVGFQVAEQQKNADGSIRLVVQRWSA
- a CDS encoding ferredoxin, with amino-acid sequence MADFLPSPEEQADHRSGLEPELGSFLRDAPERSGFEPELGGMLRQKGVYVDEITCIGCKHCAHVARNTFYIEPDYGRSRVIRQDGDAEELVQEAIDTCPVDCIHWVDYSELKKLEEERKYQVIPVAGYPVDHAVATTERRRRKQKSRVKKSS
- a CDS encoding glycoside hydrolase family 10 protein, whose protein sequence is MKNQGKDHKKKLNLPSKKTRFFIFTVQLILLNCVDILTAKAANAAPVLTVVQSQENTQHWSGITKRLQTIGVEYCVVPLSTVKSAADWGDRRILFLPNIETITPAQAIALEEWASKGGSLIASGAVGSLSAPGVRQLLKSLLGSYWGFSLNDSQQIKPPKTSTGVNNSELFGNLRGGVLIPNDSSSQAIAVWDSKDNPAAVVLTERSTFLGWRWGTDVASTAELDTAWLKTTLTRYTSTNDTKKIPGGSPNCSTSVANVPEQRSREQGSRGAGEQGRGNNSVVSKPIPKTAINNQEAIDQLEQTVRWDIAPNSNVPIGSGEAIALQQELENLISRVENAYIAASVNSTNPNEPQSLKAEPVRHTTRLPNREQVMTQARMVAKNIPQLVASKNYALARQQWLTTKTNLWRQFPTDRRLAPAEIRAVWLDRGTIVRAGSEQELAKIFDRLAQAGINTVFFETINAGYTIYPSQVAPQQNPLIRNWNPLASGVKLAHERGMELHAWVWTFAAGNQRHNELLNLPLDYPGPVLAAHPDWANYDNQGKKIPSGQTKPFFDPANPELRQYLLKLYEEIVTQYDVDGLQLDYIRYPFQDPRAGRTYGYGQAARMQFQQTTGVDPVNITPSQTELWRQWTEFRTQQVDSFVAQVAQMLQQKRQNLILSVAVFPLPEQERIQKIQQHWEVWARQGDVDLIIPMTYAQDTVRFQSLARPWIGSTQLGSSLLIPGIRLLSLPTLGAFDQLQLIRDLPVTGYALFAAENLNNELQRLFSNTQGKGQSTLSEPLPYRQPFQTAATRYAGLKREWQLLLRHEKQQVSSATIPDFDAQVEVVQNALNQLATSPSATKLLTARATLTRFQSLFRVWMRQQNIDNNYQVNAWENRLTTIERLLRYGERQLELGAKNL